Proteins from a single region of Cydia strobilella chromosome 2, ilCydStro3.1, whole genome shotgun sequence:
- the LOC134750939 gene encoding luciferin 4-monooxygenase-like, whose amino-acid sequence MLNNSLYVYGDQNIQVPAHLNFGKYILERLKEASKNGEVALVNALSGEALSYKDFTQYAVDLSVSLTDLGVKSGHTVGIGSEKRVMFIPTALAVVFTGAAYTPYDLQSGRAGLKHKLHLTRPKYFICSGLFWKTYGDILQTMDFIEHYICFDERDDIEISLKTLFTKQTDVTTFEPATVQGQTDTALILYSSGTTGMPKGVQLTHLNCILNSSPKDFEDDSLKTVFLFGEWYHNYDTFMTFKFLSLGRRVVFVDNVTPENLLKSIQRYQVNITMLVPSLVGYLSKAEQVDQYDLSSLNIIYCRSSPLHGKTIQAIKRRFPTLRNLLQGYGMTESGELTSESWGTKGPKDGSVGMASPGITLKVVDPETRAILGPNQRGEICLRGPVFMKGYIGIEPSTYLDDQGFFLTGDLGYYDEDKYFYIVDRLKEIMSYDGNKVAPLELETILLLHPGVREAGVVGKPAGDIGEEPTAFVVRQPGACVSEQELVDYVSAEVPPFMQLRGGVVFVPELPKNPRGKILRRRLREMLNNN is encoded by the exons ATGCTTAACAATAGTTTATACGTATACGGTGACCAAAATATTCAAGTACCGGCGCACTTGAATTTCGGCAAATACATCTTGGAGCGGCTAAAAGAAGCATCAAAAAATGGGGAAGTAGCATTg gtAAACGCTCTTTCGGGGGAGGCTTTATCATACAAGGATTTTACTCAATATGCTGTGGACCTATCCGTCTCTCTGACAGACTTGGGAGTGAAGAGTGGTCACACCGTTGGAATCGGCAGCGAGAAACGAGTAATGTTTATTCCCACCGCCTTGGCTGTTGTTTTTACTGGGGCAGCTTATACGCCATATGATCTGCAAAGCGGAAGAG CTGGTTTAAAGCACAAACTACATCTGACCAGACctaaatatttcatttgttCTGGATTATTTTGGAAAACATATGGAGATATATTGCAAACAATGGATTTTATAGAACATTATATTTGTTTTGACGAGCGTGACGATATCGAGATATCTTTGAAGACTTTGTTTACAAAACAAACAGATGTAACCACTTTTGAGCCAGCTACAGTACAAGGACAAACAGATACAGCTCTAATCCTGTACTCATCTGGTACGACTGGCATGCCGAAGGGAGTCCAACTAAcacatttaaattgtattttaaacaGTTCACCAAAaga TTTCGAAGACGATTccctaaaaactgtttttttattcggAGAATGGTATCATAATTACGACACCTTCATGACTTTCAAGTTCCTGTCTTTAGGGAGGAGAGTAGTTTTCGTGGACAATGTTACACCTGAAAACCTTTTGAAAAGTATTCAGCGATATCAG gtaAACATTACCATGTTAGTACCGTCACTCGTTGGTTACCTGTCTAAAGCAGAACAAGTAGATCAATATGATCTAAGTTCATTAAACATTATCTACTGTCGCTCATCTCCGCTGCATGGAAAAACAATTCAAGCTATCAAAAGAAG gtTTCCAACGCTAAGGAATTTATTACAAGGATACGGTATGACCGAATCTGGTGAACTGACGTCAGAGAGTTGGGGTACTAAGGGCCCCAAAGATGGAAGTGTTGGCATGGCATCTCCTGGAATAACTTTGAAA GTTGTAGATCCGGAAACGCGCGCAATATTAGGCCCAAACCAGCGAGGTGAAATATGTTTGCGCGGCCCTGTATTTATGAAAGGTTACATTGGGATTGAACCATCCACGTACCTAGATGATCAAGGATTCTTCTTAACTGGAGACTTGGGTTACTACGAcgaagataaatatttttacattgtcGATAGGCTGAAGGAAATAATGTCATATGATGGAAATAAG GTGGCTCCTTTGGAGTTGGAGACAATCCTGCTGCTACATCCTGGCGTCCGCGAGGCGGGCGTTGTGGGCAAGCCGGCGGGCGATATCGGCGAGGAGCCCACGGCGTTCGTTGTGAGGCAACCGGGAGCGTGCGTCTCCGAGCAGGAACTCGTCGACTACGTGTCTGCAGAG gtaccgcCGTTCATGCAGCTAAGGGGCGGCGTGGTGTTTGTTCCGGAACTACCCAAAAACCCGAGAGGAAAAATTCTTCGTCGCCGTTTACgagaaatgttgaataataattag